The window TCCTTGCGTAATGTATCCAAACTTACATTAAACCTGGTCAAACCGTTCTTCTTCAAAGTTTTTGCAAATTTCTTCAAAAAGGTTCCATTTGTCGTCATAGCAATGTCATTAACACCTTCAAGTTCCGCAATCCGTTTGGTTAAGGTTTCAATACCCTTTCTTACCAACGGTTCACCACCCGTAAGCCTGATCTTGTTGATACCAAGGCTGACACCGTGTTTTACCACTTTAAGAATTTCTTCAAAACTGAGAATTTCATCCTTCCTGAGTAGATTGGCTCCCTGCACAGGCATGCAGTAGGTGCATCTTAAATTGCAGAGATCAGTAACAGAAATCCTCATATAATTTATATTTCTAAAATTTTTGTCGATCATGAAGTCAAGCTCCCTCTGGCCGCTTATTTATCTTTTTTGTTATTTCATTAAATGCGGACGAATAGTCTGAATCACTACGTGCAGCAACGAACGCTTTCCCTTCATCGCACTGACGTGTGATCTGCGGATCCAGTGGGATCTTACCAAGAAATGGTACACCCATTTTTTTCGCGATCTTCTCCCCGCCTCCGCTCTTGAATACATCAATCTTCTCATTACAATGAGGACAGGTTAAAATACTCATGTTTTCAACAAGCCCTATGATTTTTATGTTATTGTCCCTGGCGAACAAAATTGCCTTTTGGGCATCTAATAAAGCTACATCCTGTGGTGTTGTTACGATTATTGCACCGTCAATCTTACCCAGTAATTCAATTAACGTAATTGGTTCGTTGCCTGTTCCAGGTGGTAAATCTACAAGCAAATAATCAAGTTCACCCCAATTAATGCTCCCTACCAGCTCGCATAAAAAATCATACTTTGCTGCATCTCTCCATGCAACAGGTTCATCAGGCCTTTCAATGAGAAAAGAGAGTGATACAACTTTTAGATTCTCACTGACTGATAACGGTTCAATACCCAATTTGTTACTCTTGAGCCTGGCTCCCTGGACTCCCAGCATTATTGGTATATTAGGCCCATGGATGTCTGCGTCTCCAACCCCGACCTTATACCCTAATCTGGCCAGATACACACCCAGGTTTGCTGTTACCGTACTTTTCCCAACACCTCCCTTATTACTCATAATCACGATCTTTTGATCGATCTTAGACATTCTATTGCTAATAGCCCATTTATTATGTTCGTGATGGTCTATCTTACATTCAGAATTTTTTTCACATAATTCACACGTAAATGGTAAATTACATTCACTCACGAGTTCCCCCTTTCCGTTGTCAATTCCTCATGCACGGGAGCCACCTTGATGGCAATCGGTTGATTAACCGTATTGCAGATATTCTCACAAATACCGCATCCCACACATTTTTCCCTATCAACTAATGGTCTGTTATCATCCTGATATATTGCACCTGGTATGGGACAACTTCTTACGCAGTGTTCGCAAAATTGAGCACCCCAGGCCATACAGTGCGACTCATTTATATATGCATGGCCCATCCTGACTTTGCCTTTGTCCTGAACCTCTACAAGTGCTCCTTCCTTACATGCCTTTATACAGGGAAAACCCTCACAGAGATAGCACGGCACCTCTTCCGGCAGTATCATAGGTGTACCGTATGATATATCAAGCTCCTCATTTACCCTTCGAATACTCTTGTGCGGACAGACCTTTATACATTCATCACATTTCGTGCACAGAGAGAGAAATTCATTTTCAGGTACAGACCCGGGAGGGCGTAGAAAACGCCTGGCTTTAATAACAGTGTACGGTTTCTCTTGAGAAGTTAAATCGATCTTATTTTTGACAACATCGTGAATCTTATTACCCACAAAAGAAAAGGTTTCCTTAAAAAACAGCCTCCTCCCCTGGTCTATTGTTTCTTCATTCATATTATACTACCTTTATAATAGTCTTATA is drawn from Candidatus Scalindua sp. and contains these coding sequences:
- a CDS encoding Mrp/NBP35 family ATP-binding protein — encoded protein: MSECNLPFTCELCEKNSECKIDHHEHNKWAISNRMSKIDQKIVIMSNKGGVGKSTVTANLGVYLARLGYKVGVGDADIHGPNIPIMLGVQGARLKSNKLGIEPLSVSENLKVVSLSFLIERPDEPVAWRDAAKYDFLCELVGSINWGELDYLLVDLPPGTGNEPITLIELLGKIDGAIIVTTPQDVALLDAQKAILFARDNNIKIIGLVENMSILTCPHCNEKIDVFKSGGGEKIAKKMGVPFLGKIPLDPQITRQCDEGKAFVAARSDSDYSSAFNEITKKINKRPEGA
- a CDS encoding 4Fe-4S dicluster domain-containing protein, whose amino-acid sequence is MNEETIDQGRRLFFKETFSFVGNKIHDVVKNKIDLTSQEKPYTVIKARRFLRPPGSVPENEFLSLCTKCDECIKVCPHKSIRRVNEELDISYGTPMILPEEVPCYLCEGFPCIKACKEGALVEVQDKGKVRMGHAYINESHCMAWGAQFCEHCVRSCPIPGAIYQDDNRPLVDREKCVGCGICENICNTVNQPIAIKVAPVHEELTTERGNS